The genomic window gtttgtttttgatttttacaatacGGACGGAACCTTGCTAGGATAtcatgaattttgtacaaaatttgatttaaaaacaccatttacattattttttggaGTAATTGATTGTATTagaaaattacatttgaatTATGACTatgataatattcaaagaagtCAACCTTTTTTCCCAAAATTCGTACAATTGATTACAAAAAGCAAACAAGGTGGTAGAGATTTCTatgatgtttttattaatcagaaGTACAGAAAGCCAAAAAGTGAAATCAAatgggaaaatattttaaacttaaatgtTGACAACTCCTGgtggaaaaaacaaaatattttgttttttaaaataaccaatgATATACAATTAAGGTGGTTCAattatagaattatacataGAATCTTAGCAACGAATACCTTCTTATGTAAAATTGGCATTACCAATACAAATTTATGTAGTTTTTGTAAGATATATCCAGAAACACTGTGTCATCTTTTCTGGGAATGcgaatttgttgaaaatatttggGAAAATGCATTGATTTGGTTCAAAGAACAGTTTGGAATAGATATATCTCTAAACAAAGTTGATGTTTTGTTAGGAAAATACTATAagtattacaatatatttaatttaataatatgcataattaaaaaacatatttatagaaGTAGGAGCAAGAATTGTAAACCCTCATTTGAAAGGGTTAAAGAGGAAATTGTTTATTACTTTCACTGtgagaaacatatttataaaaaaaatggtgataTGGAAAGTTTTAATAAGCGATGGAACCTGataatgttttaagaaaaaggataattattttttatgcagtTACAGATGATGTAATACAATTATCTATTGCAAAAGCAAGATTAACGTAAAATTATAGTTGTCTACATATTTTCATATGCATGTGTTTGGATGAATGATGTATAAATGTTAAAGAGAAAAACCTCTCACGAAAGTGTAcaagtttatatatttatatataactgtaTGTAACTTAGTACTTGGTGATCCCAGGGCCCCAACCCTGGCACCAATTATATTGCTTTATATTAAGTGATGGGACAATAAACGGTCAACTTATAGTATATTACCTTAATCACCATTgttaatcatatatattttatttacgaAACCTTATAATAATcatgtttgttatatttttagaaACCAAAACATACCTAATTTAACTTTAATCCTttaaatatgatacatatttttaaagtgtaTGAACAGTTTGAGTTTGAACAGAGTAGAATTAATTTAGATACATGTGTGATTAATGGTGAGTGATGTTTTTggctttttgttttttattttcgaCATATAAACCGCTATGCATACTCTTGCCAATTGagttgttagctcacctgagctgaaagctcaagtgagctattctgatcacattttgtccgtcgtccgtctgtccgtctgtccgtccgtccgtctgtccgtctgtaaactttttacattttgaacttcttctctaaaactgcttatcaaatttcaaccaaatttggcacaaagcatccttatgggagggcgaatataaattgcaaaaattaaagtccgatctgtattcaaagcggagaaaaccttgaaactgtagaaaaaggggggtgcatttttaaaaatcttcttctcaagaactaccgaggcaaattcaacgtagtttagcataaattatccttaaaatataaattgcaaaaattaaggggtaattttgtttcaaatcgaagttattacgaaaataataataaaggaaaggcgtgtttcaatcgggctcggcatccggtatAATGGGTAGGCAaaacttggcctgggcaaaacaaaagattggcagttattaatctgccaatctcattaaaattttaggatatttgatggactagtatatttgtattcgctgtagatattgctgcaaaataatgcgtatttggaattgacgattgccgatctgccccggcatttattttgccacggcccgggtttgcatacccattttaccaagactcgtattccatacttctaaaacgaggttctttgtttaaagcagccatgacattaaacgaaaaagggtcgatctgactatgatgaatttgcttgttgtgcaacagttcgcgtatgaagggaagttttgaaacatgaaaaatatattggtgccgattttgtgaagtaaattgagcctaaatatttcaatgcgttgacagttttcacacatgacgttggtgttagcttgttctgattttcgtttcgttttcattatttatgctttgtaacctggaaactatcgtctgtatttcgtgatttttacgtatcaaatcaatcagagacttcggtaaatcaaacagttacgttaactgtttacgTGCGCAAAtaaagcaaaatctgatgtaggggtactgaaatacaattcattctatcggtaattcggcattatcttttgcgtaatggtagattaatgcaataggttttgttgagatgctcggcattttctctagtttattcagtttaaatagagtttgatatcgcttacggaaatatgtaggtatatccatgtatatatatatgattcatttcgaaaaaataaattgtgttctttatttgttatacatgtagtgcatgttgtttacaatttctatttactaaccatatttgagtgttaagcttcgaattataagcaagatacagagatttgctcacaattctatgtttgtacacagatcttaaaagctaaagattaaaaaagtataaaaaattgtcaatattttttacgaaaattttcaaaatctgttcttccagaaacccacatattgaattgtaaacttaacctttttagctcacctgaggatggggccacaatgggggatcgaagtttaacataggaatatatgcagtaaatctttaaaaatcttcttctcagaaattaatcggccaggaaagctgacacttgtgtggatgcatccttaggtagtgaagactcaaatttgtgaaaatcatgacccccgagggtagggtggggccacaataggggatcgacgttttacataggaacatatacagtaaatctttaaaaatcttcttctcagaaactaatcagacaggaaagctgacacttgtgtggatgcatcctcaggtagtgtaaattttaaagttgtgaaaatcatgacccccgggggtagggtggggccacaatgggggatcgaagtttaacataggaatatatacagtaaatctttaaaaatcttcttctcagaaactaattcgccggcaaagctggaacgtgtggaagcatcctcaggtagtgtagattcaaacttgtgaaaatcatgacccctgggggtagggttgggccactaTGGCAGgccgatgttttacataggaataaacagagttattctttaaaaatcttcttctcagaaactaatcagccaggaaagctgaaacttgtgtgaaagcatcctcagctagtgtagattcaaagttgtgaaaataatgatccccaggggtagggtggggccacaatggggggggggtcaaagtttaacaaaggaatatatagggtaaatctttaaaaatcttctcagaaactaatcagccatatgattctttataattgttaagactttggccccaggacaattctttggcctcacgagaaggttcagagtttgatgtacgtttatatccaatatataaactattgttagggatcttttttagatctgcaatactcaacatatgatatgactataaaatcatcctgttagaaaagggactaatgattataaacataagaatatccagtggaaaatggattttatttatacaggatttacatgaattattgtacattgtccagatagtttgtattatgactccattgagctgattttatcataccgcttgttcctcaggtgagcgatgtggcccatgggcctcttgttaatatAGTTTTCGTTCGTGTATTATTTCTAAGAGACGTAAATTTATgtcaaatataataattatgcaATGTTACAAATAGAATAATGAACTTAGCaaacaaaattgatatatttaaattattttacaattattaacaaTATGTATGTAAATTGCCAGATGatatatatacgagggttgtttgAAAAGCTCGCGGACAAAGGGTTTTACGCAaaaattactgtgaaatatgTAGGATGACGTATGTCTTATTAAAAGACTGTCAATTGAAAAAAACGtcatatgaaaaaatgacaataacaaaccgtgaaccatctcaaaaatccataaaacgaaatacaaattcaaagcagagcgacacggacctccaaattgatagaggtaggatcaggtgcctaggaggagtgagcatcctctgctgaccggtcacatccgccgtgtgctctttttCGTAATCGGGggaaaaaatctgaaaaaatccgttgacaattaggtgattattatggtctaacaattagtatgaaaaacgacAGTCAgaatgcgacccagtggaagactGTATATGCTGACAAGGACATTGTATCGACCATCGAgtttacgaaaagatgactaaATGCGAGACtattgatagtcctgttttatcataTGATTTTAGTAATACGTTCAAAATATACAGCATTTTTACTATTTATGAATTTGATTTACGGAGCACCTATTCATATTTCCACGACGTCATGTGACGTCAAGCAACTGAAGGGCAAACCTGTCTCGCTTTTTCAAAGGAAACACTTTTCAGTTCCACACACTTTTTATGCCGTTAACCCATTCTTAAAATGTAACTTTATTCCATTATTTGTTAAGGTTTTGTATTATGTCTTTTAGTGGTATTTCTTAGATCATTTAGGTCCGAAAATCTCTGTCAAAGTCTTCATAAAGCCAAATTCATAGGTGCAAGATCCTGGTTGAATTTAGGGGCTTTTGTGGGTTGCAGTCGGATCTCaaaatatcagtaaaaaatgtACATCTGATTCCATTTGTAAACCATTGTCCTAGACATATATGGGACATCTCTAACAACATCTAAGAGTTCAGCTGTATTGAAAACAGcaggaattttcaaaaaattctacatttattatttgttttatatggtTTGCTTTGACATTTGGTTTCcatttccattttaaaatgttttaatgtgttATTATGTATCAGACTATATTATCCAGCATGTTTTCCATGTATGTATGTTCATGATAGTTACAGACTTTTAAGAAAAGAAATCtgttaaatatcaaaaaaaaaaattaatagaaagGAACAAAAATTAT from Magallana gigas chromosome 9, xbMagGiga1.1, whole genome shotgun sequence includes these protein-coding regions:
- the LOC136271505 gene encoding uncharacterized protein, giving the protein MTLPSPSKEKLKEIENLLFNFIWNNKTARVAKNIICQSYEYSGMRMTCLDSFCKSLKITWIRRYFDNSCSSQWKHLIKDLIPDISYLAIYGVDFYRKFKKEVKNAFWIDVFSALSDLRLCIDNLTSVLSPVWYNQDICINNKSICYRSWLKKGIQFVFDFYNTDGTLLGYHEFCTKFDLKTPFTLFFGVIDCIRKLHLNYDYDNIQRSQPFFPKFVQLITKSKQGGRDFYDVFINQKYRKPKSEIKWENILNLNVDNSWWKKQNILFFKITNDIQLRWFNYRIIHRILATNTFLCKIGITNTNLCSFCKIYPETLCHLFWECEFVENIWENALIWFKEQFGIDISLNKVDVLLGKYYKYYNIFNLIICIIKKHIYRSRSKNCKPSFERVKEEIVYYFHCEKHIYKKNGDMESFNKRWNLIMF